The Leadbetterella byssophila DSM 17132 DNA window TACGAAATGGTGGAAGCCGGTTTTGATAAGTTCTATACTATTGAGAGAGGCAAAAAACTGTACTATGATATTCCAAGTAAGTCTTATAAGGTGATTCCTGGTACGGAGGGCTTCATCATTTTAGATAATATACGTAAGACAAATTTGGTTTGGAAAAATCAAGAGGCCTCCATCTTCGATTTAGGTGACGGTATACTAGGTGTGGAGTTCCAGTCTAAGATGAATACCTTAGGTTCAGGACCTATTGAAGCCTTGAATAAAGCATATAGCTTGGGGGAGAAAGAATACAGGGGCTTGGTCATAGGCAATGATAGTAATCAAGCTTTTTCGGCCGGTGCAAATCTTGCCATGTTATTCATGTTTGCAGTAGAGCAAGAGTATGATGAGATAGATTTGATGATTGCTACCTTCCAGGAAACCATGATGAGGGCTAGATACTCCTCTATTCCTGTGGTAACTGCTCCTCATTCACTGGCGCTGGGTGGTGGTTGCGAAATTAACCTGCATGCTGATAAAGTAGTGGCGCACGCTGAACTTTACATGGGATTAGTTGAATTAGGAGTAGGTCTTATTCCTGCAGGTGGTGGTACGAAAGAAATGGCTTTGAGATGTTCAGACATGTACCAGCCTGGAGATACAGAACTTAATATTCTTCAAAGTGCCTTTATGAATATTGCACAGGCTAAGGTTTCTACTTCAGCTCATGAAGCATTTGATATGAATTATTTGAAGGCAGGTAGAGATCAAATCGTGCTGAATAGAAGCAGATTAATTGCGGAAGCTAAGCAGGCAGCAATAGATCTAGCTGAAAACGGGTATACTCAGCCTATTAGAAGAACAGACGTGAAAGTACAGGGTAAGACGGGTATTGCCTTGTTCAAAGCCGGAATCAAATCCATGAGAATGGCAAACTATATCACAGATCACGATGCATTGATAGCTGAGAAATTAGCCTATGTGATTTGTGGGGGAGATTTGAGTTATCCTCAGACGGTAAGTGAAAAATACTTGCTGGAATTAGAGAGAGAAGCCTTCCTTTCACTATGTGGAGAGAGAAAAACCATGGAAAGAATGCAAGGCATCATTACAGGCGGTAAAGCCCCGAGAAATTAATTAGTATAACCTTCAAAAGTGAAAATCATGGAAGCATATATCATAGATGGTTTTAGGTCGCCAGTAGGAAAAGCGCCAAGAGGGGTATTTCGTTTTACTCGTCCTGATGACCTTGCCGCAGATGTTATCAAACATCTATTAAAACAACATCCGGAATTAGATCCACAAAAGGTGGATGATCTTATAGTGGGTAACGCTGTGCCTGAAGCTGACCAAGGGATGCAAATGGCTCGTTACATTTCTCTTTTAGCATTAGGTAAAGAAGTGCCAGGAATTACCATTAACCGCTATTGTGGATCAGGAGTTGAGGCTGTGGCTATGGCAGTAGGTAAGATTAAATCCGGTATGGCAGATATCATCATTGCTGGAGGAACAGAGTCTATGTCTTTGGTTCCCACTACGGGGTATAAGACTGCATTGAATTATGAGATTGCAACAGCTCATCCTGATTACTATATAGGAATGGGATTGACAGCGGAGCAAGTTGCTAATAAGTACCAGATCACAAGAGAGGAGCAGGATCAATTCGCATATGAGTCTCACCAGAAGGCGCTTAATGCGCAAAAGGAAGGTTACTTTGATAGCGGAATTGTTCCTATTACAGTGAAGGAAACCTACTTTGATGCAAATACTGGAAAAAAGAAAACCAAAGAGTATACAGTTACAAAAGACGAGGGTCCGCGAGCAGATACGAGTGTTGAGGCTTTAGCTAAATTGAAACCAGTATTTGCAGCTGGTGGAACAGTTACGGCGGGTAACTCCTCTCAGACATCTGATGGCGCTGCATTTCTATTGGTGGCATCTGAGCGTGCGGTTAAAGAATATAATTTGAAGCCTATTGCTAAATTGGTATCATACGCTGTGGCTGGCGTAGAGCCTAGTTTGATGGGTATTGGGCCAGTTGAGGCTATTCCAAAGGCTTTACGTCAAGCAGGTTTAAAATTGGATGATATTGATCAAATTGAATTAAATGAAGCTTTTGCAGCCCAAGCTTTGGCCGTTGTGAAAGAATTAGGGATAGATCGTAAAAAATTGAATCCAAACGGAGGAGCTATCGCCCTAGGTCATGCTCTAGGTTCTACCGGTGCCAGACTTTCCGTTCAAATTCTGAACGAAATGAAAAGACAGGGTCAGAAATATGGAATGGTTACTGCCTGTGTGGGTGGTGGACAAGGTGTGGCCGGTATTTATGAATTGCTATAATAGTAAAGGGGCATTACTGCCCCTTACCTATATACAAAATGGACGCTCTGCAAAGAGCGTCTTTTATTTTTTAATCAACGTAAATAGATCCTGCAGAAGTTCGCATTTTTACACTTTTACCTCCACCATTCACTTTACCATTTACCTTTCCTTCTTTCAAAGTGCTGGAAACTTTAGCAAGTTTATCACTATAGATTCTATTTCCTTTAAGATCTAGATCCATTCCTTCATTAAACGGTAGGTCTACTTTGATAGAACCGGCAGAAGTGCTCAGGTTCACAGTTTTGTCAATGCTTAAAATATTTCCTTCAATTCCTCCACCGGAGGTTGAGCCACTGATATTACCTTCAATATTAGTGAATTTTATGCTACCACCTGAAGTTGAAATATAGAGATTCCCCTTTATGTTATTCGCTTTGATAGATCCGCCGCTGGTGGTTCCTCTGATATCCCCTTCCATATCATTAAAAGTAATGCTTCCTCCGGATGTAACAAATTTTAAATCTCCCGTAGCATTTTCTGCCGTAATCGAACCTCCACTAGTACTTAAAGTTCCATTAGCATCCATATATTTCACTTTTATGGATCCGCCTGAGGTAGCTCCTTTAACGGTTCCTGTAATATTCTCTAGCCCTATGGATCCACCTGAAGTTCTAAATATTAGATTTCCTGTCAATTTTGCTAGATTGATACTTCCACCCGCTGTTGCTAGATCCGTATCAACTCTTTCGGGTACAGTTATTTCAAATCCTATGGAGAGGCGGTTGGAATTGTTCCAACTAAAGTTTTCTTTTTTGGCTTTTGCCAAGCAAATAAGGGTACTACCAGATACCTTGATTTCGAGGATATAGTTTTCTAAACGTTCTTTAATTTCTGACTGAGTTAATTTATTATTTAGGCTATTAGAACGAACAAAAACTTTTACAGTAGCTCTTGAAGCACCACCTGTCACTTTTATAGTTCCTCCTGAAGTACTAGCTTCAACGCGAGTTATAGATTCTCCATCAAAATTTTTGACCAAATAGGGTTCATTGTTCTGAGCGATAGCCGCGCTACATGTGAACAACAATGCCATCAGAAGATTAAGTATTTTCATAATTTATTTGTTTTTTTCTACAAGATGCAGATTCCCTGCCAAAGGGTTGCATGCATGTGTAAAAATGTTAGTAGGTTTGTTTTCGTAATCCAGAAAATACAGATGAATTTAGAGGGAATATATCAAGCTGCGGAAAGATTGTCAGAAGTGGCAATGAAAACGCCATTGCTTAAAAATAAAAACCTATCCGAAAGATTTGAAGCAAATATTTTTTTAAAAAGGGAAGACCTGCAAGTGGTTCGTTCTTACAAGATCAGAGGGGCTTATAATAAAATGGCTTCTATGGGTGCGGAGGCACTCTCTAAAGGTGTAGTGTGTGCTAGCGCCGGAAATCATGCACAAGGAGTGGCGTATGCCTGCCAACAAATGGGCGTCAAAGGACATATTTTTATGCCATCTACTACTCCTGCTCAAAAAGTCAAGCAGGTTAAAATGTTTGGGAAAGAATGGGTGGAGATTGTGCTCTCCGGAGATACCTTTGATGATTCTTATCACGCAGCACTTCAATTTAGTAAAGAAAACGGGAAGGTATTTGTTCACCCATTTGATGACGAGTTAGTTATACAGGGTCAAGGAACCGTAGGTTTAGAGATTTTTAAGGAGCTGGATATCAAGGTGGATTACCTCATTTTTGCTATAGGAGGGGGAGGCTTAGCTTCCGGTGTATCTACCGTTTTTAAAGCCTTAAGTCCTTCAACGAAATTAATAGGAGTGGAACCTCAAGGCTCCCCAACCTTAAAAACAGCTATTGAAAAGGGAGAAGTATGCACCTTAGAGCAGATTGATAAATTTGTGGATGGAGCTGCAGTGATGCGTGCTGGTGAATTGACTTTTCAGATAGTTAAAGAAAATTTAGATGATATTCTGCTAGTTCCAGAGGGAAAAGTATGTTCTACTATCCTGCAACTATATAATGAAGAAGCCATAGTAGTGGAGCCTGCAGGTGCACTAAGTGTTTCAGCACTAGATTTCTTAAAAGAAGACATCAAAGGTAAGAATGTGGTTTGTATTATAGGTGGAGGGAATAATGATATTACGCGAACAGAGGAAATCAAAGAAAGATCTTTGATCTACGAAGGACTAAAGCACTATTTCATCGTAAAATTTCCTCAACGTTCCGGGGCTTTGAATGAGTTTTTAAGTCAAGTCTTAGGGCCTACAGTAGACATTGTTTTCTTTGAATATTCTAAAAAAACCGCTAGAGAAAAAGGACCTGCACTGATAGGAGTAGAGATCAGTTCAAGAGAAGAATTTGAACCTATGATTGCTAGAATGCGGGAGCATAAGGTGCAGTTTACTTACATCAATGACAAGCCGGACTTATTTGAATTCCTCATTTAACGTAAATTAACCTTACATTAAAGTTGATTAACTATCGGGTGTATTTTATCGAAGTACTTTTGTAATCGATAAACTATGTTATACCTGATATGAAAAATCTGATTACTCTGGTACTGGCTTTTGTTCTACACTACAGTGTACAAGGGCAGGTAGTTAAGGGGCAAGTGAAAGGAAGGGACGGGTCTACCCTTGTAAACAGTACGGTAATGTTCTTAGATACAAAAGACTCTACCATGCTTTCCTTCGCTAAGACTAAAGAAAATGGTCTATTTGAAATCAAAAAACCCGCAAAAGAAGAAGCTATTTTACAAGTAAGTTATGTGGGTTACGAGAAATTCATGCTGTACTTAAATCTAAGTACTTTAGCCGATGATTTGGGAGTTATCACCTTGGATTCTGCGTCAAAGGAATTAGCGGAACTCGTGATCAAAGGTGAGAAGGCTGCAGTAGAGATCAAAAAAGATACGGTTGAATTTAACGCAAGCTCCTTTAAAGTTCAAGAAAACGCCATGGCAGAAGATCTTCTGAAGAGAATGCCTGGTATGGAAGTGGATAGAGATGGAAGTGTAACTGCCCAAGGAAAATCAGTTACCAGAGTATTGGTTGAAGGAAAAGAGTTCTTTGGTAGAGATCCCAAAATGGCTACCAAAAATATTCCTGCTGACGCTATTGATAAGGTACAGCTTTTTGATAAAAAATCTGACCGTGCGGAATTTACTGGAATAGATGATGGAGAAGAAGAAACAACCATCAACTTAGTTCTTAAAGAAAACAAAAAGAACCTAGGTTTTGGTAGGGTTAATGCTGGTCTTGGCGCTGATGCAAATAAAGATCTAAGATATAACGTTGGCGGTACATACAGTTCTTTCAAAAATGGTAATCAGTTATCATTTGTGGGTAATGCCAATAACGTAAATCAAATGTCCTTCTCGAATAACGAGTTCAGTATGATAGGTGTAGGAAGAGGAGGTGGAGGTATCAGCTTCGGCGGTGGAGGCATGGCTGGATCCGCCAGAAGTGGTTTGATGCGCAATATCTCCGGGGGGGTGAATTTTAACAACAAATTAAGCCAAAAAACGGAGTTAAACGGAAGTTATAACTATACCAATAGTAATACCTATGTTACACGTGACGGTTCCTCACAGAGTGTAATTGGGAATTTGGAGACTTCAGGTAATTCAAGTTCCATTCAGGACTCTGATAGTCAGATGCACCGTTTAAATTTCACGTTGAATAGCAAGCTAAATGATAAAAACTCTATCCGTTGGACTAACCGCTTGGATTTCAGAGATAACTCTAACTTGACGGAATCAGAAGATGCAGAATATATCAGAGCTACTGAGCAATTAAGAAATAGTACTTCTAGAGTAAATACCACTGAGGGTAATAGTATAGGCTTTACTTCTCAAGCTTTGTACCAACTGGCTTTTGCAAAGAAAGGTAGAACCCTAACCACTAACCTTACCTTTGGTCTGAATAATTCAAATAATGACGGTAGACTACTTTCAAACAACGGTTTATTTGATGCAGCAACAGGTACTATTCAATATACTCTTTTGAACCAAATTAACACGCAAAAGAGTGATCGAACTTCAATGGGAGCAGAATTCTCCTACACTGAACCATTAAATACTAGAAACTTTGTAGAAGTGAATTATTCCTTCCAAAAGGTAGCAAATGATTTAGATAAAGAAGTATTTAACGTTAAAGAAACGGGAAATACCTTAGATTCTACTTTGAGTAACAAATACAATAATGACTATTTCTACAATAGAGCTGGTTTAAGCTATAGAATGAGTTATGAAAAATGGAATGCTAACTTTGGAGCAGCCATTCAAGATTCACGTTTAGAAGGAAACTTGATTTTAAGGAATGAACTGATTAAGAAGCGCTTCACTAATCCTGTCTTTACCGGTAGATTACGTTATTCTTTTACTAGCGCGAAATCTATGGATTTAAGCTATAATACTAGTGTTTCTGAGCCATCTATTACTCAGTTATCGCCCGTTCCTGATAACTCGAATCCATTGAATATATACGTTGGTAACCCTGATCTTAAACCGCAATATGCGCAAAGAATGAATGTGAACTATAGAAGTTTTAACCAATTGAACTTCACTAGTTTCTTCGTTGCCATGGGCTTGAACTATACTTCTGATAATATTACAGATTCTGTGACCGTTGATAACGAGACTTTAGCAAGAATCAGAAAACCTATTAACTATGGAGATAATTTGAGCTTCAATGGAGTAGCAAACTACGGTTTCAGAATTCGTCCAATAAGCACTCGCTTCAGCATTACTTCTAGCTTTAATGTAGGTCGTTCACAGACATTAATCAATAATCTTGATAACATTACGAACACTTTCATGAATACCAATTCCGTGAGAGCAGATATCACTCCTGGTGATAACTTGATCTTAGGTTTAAGTGCTAGAGTGTCGTTTAATAACACTACATATTCTCAAAACAGCCAGTTGAACCCCAATTACGTAAACCAAGGTTATACCGGTGATTTGGAATGGAAATTAGGTAATTTATTTACTTTGAATAGTACCATGGACTATTCCATCTACAAATACGCTACCAGTGATGAGGTACAAAGAGTTCCTCTATGGAATGCAGCTATCTTCAAGAGTATCTTGAAAGGAAAGAAAGCAGAGATTCGTTTCTCTGTGAATGATATCCTAGGAAGGAACAGAACCATTAGCCAAAGTGCAAGCGGTAACACCTTTAGTGAAACTAGAACCAATGCTTTGGGACGTTACTTCCTATTTACCTTTACTTATAACATTAATGGTGGCGTTCCAAGTATGGGTCGTCCAATGGGTAGATAATCTTTAACTTAAATAAAAAATGAAAAAGTTCAGTTTATTATTAATGCTTTTAGCCACAACTGCCTTCGGACAGAATTTTGAAGGTGTGGTGAAGTACAGTAGAACGTTTGATCCTTCTAAGAACTTTGCAAATAATCCAAATGCTAGCAGGATGCGTTCTCAGATGGGGAATATGACTATGAGACCTACCATCTTCAATATGTTTGTTAAAGATCAGGAAAGAGCTTTCAAAGTAGATCCAAATCAAGACCCAGGTGAAGCGTCTGTGGTGATCAATGGAGAACGTAGAACCTTCTCTAGACGTTTGCCTAAAGATGAGTTATACTTCAATGATGCAGATAAAACTTTCAAGAAATTCGAAGAGTATGCACAGCAACCTTTCCAGGTAAGTGGTAAGACTACAGAGATTCGCTGGAAAGTGGATCCTACACAAACTAGACCTATTTTAGGATATGAGTGTATGATGGCAACAGCCACCGAA harbors:
- a CDS encoding acetyl-CoA C-acyltransferase; translation: MEAYIIDGFRSPVGKAPRGVFRFTRPDDLAADVIKHLLKQHPELDPQKVDDLIVGNAVPEADQGMQMARYISLLALGKEVPGITINRYCGSGVEAVAMAVGKIKSGMADIIIAGGTESMSLVPTTGYKTALNYEIATAHPDYYIGMGLTAEQVANKYQITREEQDQFAYESHQKALNAQKEGYFDSGIVPITVKETYFDANTGKKKTKEYTVTKDEGPRADTSVEALAKLKPVFAAGGTVTAGNSSQTSDGAAFLLVASERAVKEYNLKPIAKLVSYAVAGVEPSLMGIGPVEAIPKALRQAGLKLDDIDQIELNEAFAAQALAVVKELGIDRKKLNPNGGAIALGHALGSTGARLSVQILNEMKRQGQKYGMVTACVGGGQGVAGIYELL
- a CDS encoding DUF4097 family beta strand repeat-containing protein, translated to MKILNLLMALLFTCSAAIAQNNEPYLVKNFDGESITRVEASTSGGTIKVTGGASRATVKVFVRSNSLNNKLTQSEIKERLENYILEIKVSGSTLICLAKAKKENFSWNNSNRLSIGFEITVPERVDTDLATAGGSINLAKLTGNLIFRTSGGSIGLENITGTVKGATSGGSIKVKYMDANGTLSTSGGSITAENATGDLKFVTSGGSITFNDMEGDIRGTTSGGSIKANNIKGNLYISTSGGSIKFTNIEGNISGSTSGGGIEGNILSIDKTVNLSTSAGSIKVDLPFNEGMDLDLKGNRIYSDKLAKVSSTLKEGKVNGKVNGGGKSVKMRTSAGSIYVD
- the ilvA gene encoding threonine ammonia-lyase; the encoded protein is MNLEGIYQAAERLSEVAMKTPLLKNKNLSERFEANIFLKREDLQVVRSYKIRGAYNKMASMGAEALSKGVVCASAGNHAQGVAYACQQMGVKGHIFMPSTTPAQKVKQVKMFGKEWVEIVLSGDTFDDSYHAALQFSKENGKVFVHPFDDELVIQGQGTVGLEIFKELDIKVDYLIFAIGGGGLASGVSTVFKALSPSTKLIGVEPQGSPTLKTAIEKGEVCTLEQIDKFVDGAAVMRAGELTFQIVKENLDDILLVPEGKVCSTILQLYNEEAIVVEPAGALSVSALDFLKEDIKGKNVVCIIGGGNNDITRTEEIKERSLIYEGLKHYFIVKFPQRSGALNEFLSQVLGPTVDIVFFEYSKKTAREKGPALIGVEISSREEFEPMIARMREHKVQFTYINDKPDLFEFLI
- a CDS encoding outer membrane beta-barrel protein, producing MKNLITLVLAFVLHYSVQGQVVKGQVKGRDGSTLVNSTVMFLDTKDSTMLSFAKTKENGLFEIKKPAKEEAILQVSYVGYEKFMLYLNLSTLADDLGVITLDSASKELAELVIKGEKAAVEIKKDTVEFNASSFKVQENAMAEDLLKRMPGMEVDRDGSVTAQGKSVTRVLVEGKEFFGRDPKMATKNIPADAIDKVQLFDKKSDRAEFTGIDDGEEETTINLVLKENKKNLGFGRVNAGLGADANKDLRYNVGGTYSSFKNGNQLSFVGNANNVNQMSFSNNEFSMIGVGRGGGGISFGGGGMAGSARSGLMRNISGGVNFNNKLSQKTELNGSYNYTNSNTYVTRDGSSQSVIGNLETSGNSSSIQDSDSQMHRLNFTLNSKLNDKNSIRWTNRLDFRDNSNLTESEDAEYIRATEQLRNSTSRVNTTEGNSIGFTSQALYQLAFAKKGRTLTTNLTFGLNNSNNDGRLLSNNGLFDAATGTIQYTLLNQINTQKSDRTSMGAEFSYTEPLNTRNFVEVNYSFQKVANDLDKEVFNVKETGNTLDSTLSNKYNNDYFYNRAGLSYRMSYEKWNANFGAAIQDSRLEGNLILRNELIKKRFTNPVFTGRLRYSFTSAKSMDLSYNTSVSEPSITQLSPVPDNSNPLNIYVGNPDLKPQYAQRMNVNYRSFNQLNFTSFFVAMGLNYTSDNITDSVTVDNETLARIRKPINYGDNLSFNGVANYGFRIRPISTRFSITSSFNVGRSQTLINNLDNITNTFMNTNSVRADITPGDNLILGLSARVSFNNTTYSQNSQLNPNYVNQGYTGDLEWKLGNLFTLNSTMDYSIYKYATSDEVQRVPLWNAAIFKSILKGKKAEIRFSVNDILGRNRTISQSASGNTFSETRTNALGRYFLFTFTYNINGGVPSMGRPMGR
- a CDS encoding GLPGLI family protein yields the protein MKKFSLLLMLLATTAFGQNFEGVVKYSRTFDPSKNFANNPNASRMRSQMGNMTMRPTIFNMFVKDQERAFKVDPNQDPGEASVVINGERRTFSRRLPKDELYFNDADKTFKKFEEYAQQPFQVSGKTTEIRWKVDPTQTRPILGYECMMATATESEQRTMPVPSEDGKMVVKDTVIVNELTAWFTDAIPSSAGPDKYSGLPGMILALDINNGVTTYVATNVEQKSVSSDDLKINSKGKKMTPEQLEKLKKEHMAEQMKNFRGGPGGGGMVIMGRPGGE